From the genome of Gammaproteobacteria bacterium, one region includes:
- a CDS encoding efflux RND transporter periplasmic adaptor subunit: MNRLNALLLIGIAVSIAACTENEPASTTGPGPEKESAAEHAVKHLDPKYVCPMHPQIIRDQPGNCPICGMELVEKKVETQGGADETSAERKILYYRHPHKPTITSDAPRKDEMGMDYIAIYDDGGGADVKISPAVVQNLGVRTATIQLDKLWRRIDTVGYVDHDETRVSHIHLRTDGWIEKLHVKSEGEHVKRGAPLFAVYSPALVNAQEEYLEALTTNSESLIRASRDRMKALGISSGQINQLQKTRKAQQRITVYAPQDGVVSALMVREGKYVKPATDVMTLADLSTVWIQAEVFEQQADWVKSSQPAEVRLSYLPGKVWEGKVDYIYPQLDAKTRTLKVRLKFDNINEALKPNMYADVTIFGGATREVLVIPREALIRTGQNTRVIINKGEGRFAPRNIVVGVESGDNVEVIAGLEQGDAVVTSGQFLIDSEASLKASLTRMSETKTTTSSADSKIGGGEDMVIEGMGTIKALKPDEHKINMEHGPIQSLGWPSMVMDFRYKHGVDISRFKPGDHVSFTLEPVDDGYVINSIDKMQHQELPQ; the protein is encoded by the coding sequence ATGAACCGCCTCAACGCTTTACTGCTTATCGGTATTGCCGTGTCGATCGCGGCATGCACTGAAAATGAACCCGCTTCAACCACCGGGCCCGGTCCAGAAAAAGAATCGGCGGCCGAACATGCGGTCAAACATCTTGATCCAAAATATGTTTGCCCTATGCATCCCCAGATCATTCGCGACCAGCCCGGTAACTGCCCCATATGCGGCATGGAACTGGTCGAGAAAAAGGTCGAAACCCAAGGCGGCGCCGATGAGACATCTGCCGAACGAAAAATCTTGTACTACCGCCACCCGCACAAGCCAACCATTACATCCGACGCACCGAGGAAGGATGAAATGGGCATGGACTACATAGCCATTTACGATGATGGAGGTGGTGCTGATGTGAAGATATCGCCAGCCGTTGTCCAGAACCTTGGCGTTCGTACCGCCACCATCCAGCTTGATAAATTGTGGCGCCGCATTGATACCGTGGGTTATGTTGATCATGACGAAACCCGGGTCAGTCACATACACCTGCGCACTGATGGCTGGATTGAAAAACTTCATGTCAAAAGTGAAGGCGAGCATGTCAAACGGGGGGCGCCGTTGTTTGCTGTATACTCACCGGCACTGGTCAATGCCCAGGAAGAATATCTTGAAGCCTTGACTACCAACAGTGAATCACTGATCAGGGCTTCACGTGACCGCATGAAAGCACTGGGTATCTCCAGTGGCCAAATAAACCAGTTGCAGAAAACACGCAAGGCGCAACAACGCATTACCGTGTATGCACCCCAGGACGGGGTTGTGTCCGCGCTAATGGTACGCGAAGGCAAGTACGTCAAACCGGCTACCGATGTCATGACGCTGGCCGATCTTTCCACGGTCTGGATACAGGCCGAAGTGTTTGAACAACAGGCGGACTGGGTAAAATCCTCCCAACCTGCAGAAGTTCGATTGTCCTACCTTCCCGGCAAGGTCTGGGAAGGCAAGGTAGACTACATCTATCCGCAACTCGATGCCAAGACACGGACACTCAAGGTAAGGCTCAAGTTCGATAACATAAACGAAGCATTAAAGCCGAATATGTACGCCGACGTCACGATATTCGGCGGTGCCACCCGCGAAGTCCTGGTCATTCCCCGCGAAGCGCTGATTCGCACCGGCCAGAACACCCGCGTCATTATCAACAAGGGAGAGGGACGATTTGCACCGCGCAATATCGTTGTCGGGGTTGAATCCGGTGATAACGTCGAAGTTATCGCCGGGCTTGAACAGGGAGACGCCGTCGTAACCTCCGGCCAGTTCCTCATTGATTCCGAAGCCAGCCTGAAAGCCAGCCTCACCCGCATGTCCGAAACCAAAACAACAACCTCTTCCGCTGACAGCAAGATCGGCGGGGGCGAAGACATGGTTATCGAGGGCATGGGCACAATCAAGGCGCTCAAGCCTGACGAACATAAAATCAATATGGAACACGGCCCTATCCAGTCGCTGGGCTGGCCATCCATGGTAATGGATTTCAGGTACAAGCATGGCGTGGACATCAGCCGGTTCAAGCCCGGCGATCATGTCAGTTTTACCCTGGAACCAGTGGATGATGGCTACGTTATCAACAGCATCGACAAGATGCAGCACCAGGAGCTACCTCAATGA
- a CDS encoding TolC family protein, translated as MNKTRLLIAVVAGTLWAAPGFAGSILTIDEAVLLALKHDVSLKALEQETLGWTQRSKAADSLPDPKLKLAAMNVPTDTWELDQSVMTQQQIGLQQMFPSFGALDAKRDGMLAKASSASARRSNREQELIRNVRKAWLDLYYWQEADHIIEKNKGLFAQLQRVTELQYAAGRSNQQHVLQASLEWSRLEDRQHQVRIQADQARAMLARYVGDTDSQRPLPESCPTLPGIKLVNDIVDGLPQHPAIREMDAMIDARKAEIDLARAGYKPSVTIDLTYGRREGNYPDGRPLEDMASAVLMLDLPLFGGRQRQEVDAGESSYSAAMLNKDDMLRMLRQQVESVNAAYRHIGMRIDNYTDNLVPQARANANAALRAYQSDRGQFTDLMRARVMELETGLQHLRLQTDWAKAQADLIYLGGENL; from the coding sequence ATGAACAAAACAAGATTATTAATCGCTGTAGTAGCAGGCACGCTATGGGCGGCGCCAGGCTTTGCCGGCAGCATATTGACCATTGATGAAGCCGTATTGCTGGCACTCAAGCACGATGTTTCGCTCAAGGCGCTTGAACAGGAAACGCTTGGCTGGACCCAACGCAGCAAAGCCGCTGACAGCCTGCCCGATCCCAAGCTTAAGCTGGCCGCCATGAATGTCCCCACAGATACCTGGGAACTGGATCAATCGGTTATGACCCAACAGCAGATCGGCTTGCAGCAAATGTTTCCCTCCTTTGGTGCGCTGGATGCAAAACGTGATGGCATGCTGGCCAAGGCCAGCTCCGCCAGTGCGCGTCGATCCAATCGAGAACAGGAACTGATTCGAAATGTACGCAAGGCCTGGCTTGACCTGTATTACTGGCAAGAAGCCGATCACATAATTGAAAAGAACAAGGGCCTGTTTGCACAACTGCAACGTGTTACAGAACTGCAGTATGCAGCCGGCCGCAGCAACCAGCAGCACGTGCTGCAGGCATCGCTGGAATGGAGTCGGCTCGAAGACCGACAACACCAGGTACGTATCCAGGCAGACCAGGCCCGCGCAATGCTGGCTCGCTACGTCGGCGACACCGACAGCCAACGGCCGTTGCCGGAAAGTTGCCCGACCTTGCCCGGCATCAAACTTGTCAACGATATCGTTGATGGGTTGCCGCAACACCCGGCTATTCGTGAAATGGATGCCATGATTGACGCGAGGAAAGCCGAGATTGACCTGGCCCGGGCCGGTTACAAACCCTCGGTTACCATCGACCTGACTTATGGCAGACGCGAAGGCAACTACCCGGATGGGCGCCCGCTGGAAGACATGGCGTCAGCGGTATTAATGCTGGACCTCCCGCTGTTCGGCGGTCGACAGCGCCAGGAAGTAGACGCCGGCGAATCATCCTACAGTGCCGCCATGCTTAACAAGGACGACATGCTACGCATGCTGCGCCAGCAGGTCGAAAGTGTAAATGCTGCTTATCGACATATTGGCATGCGCATTGACAACTACACTGACAATCTTGTGCCCCAGGCGCGGGCCAATGCCAATGCGGCATTACGAGCCTATCAAAGCGATCGCGGACAGTTCACCGATCTGATGCGCGCCCGCGTCATGGAACTCGAAACCGGGTTGCAACATTTACGCCTGCAAACCGACTGGGCCAAGGCCCAGGCTGACCTGATTTACCTTGGAGGTGAAAACCTATGA
- a CDS encoding LysR family transcriptional regulator codes for MNITFRQLQVFRSVARHLSYTQAAQELHLSQPAVSMQVKQLEENLGLPLFEQMGKKTYLTDAGHEFYNYSQEINRLLNEAGEVLENLKGVRGGRLSVSVASTANYFATRLLADFSRQHSDITISLDVTNRRSLLDQLINNETDLVIMGKPPEGLDLVTEPFMDNPLVVIGPPDHPLVSEQDIPMSRLQQETFVVREPGSGTRIAMERFFSQQGVHLTTGMEMTSNEAIKQAVEAGLGLGIVSIHTLTLELETRRLAILDAQSFPILRHWYVVHRQGKRLSPAAMAFRDYVLTEGPSVMKQG; via the coding sequence ATGAATATAACTTTTAGACAATTGCAGGTATTTCGATCCGTGGCGCGCCATTTGAGCTACACCCAAGCCGCCCAGGAGCTGCATTTAAGCCAGCCCGCAGTCTCCATGCAGGTGAAACAGCTCGAAGAGAACCTGGGTTTGCCACTGTTTGAACAAATGGGCAAAAAAACCTATCTCACCGATGCGGGTCATGAATTCTATAATTACTCCCAGGAAATCAACAGGTTATTGAATGAAGCCGGGGAAGTGCTGGAGAACCTCAAAGGTGTTCGGGGCGGCCGATTGTCGGTCTCCGTCGCCAGTACAGCCAATTATTTTGCTACGCGACTGCTGGCTGATTTTTCCAGGCAACATAGCGATATTACCATTAGTCTTGATGTCACCAATCGTCGCAGCCTGCTGGATCAACTGATCAACAACGAGACTGACCTGGTCATTATGGGAAAACCACCAGAAGGCCTGGATCTGGTCACTGAACCGTTTATGGACAACCCGTTGGTAGTTATCGGGCCACCCGACCACCCGCTGGTATCAGAACAGGATATCCCCATGTCTCGCTTGCAGCAGGAGACTTTCGTGGTACGCGAACCCGGATCCGGCACCCGAATCGCCATGGAGCGCTTCTTCTCCCAGCAAGGCGTACACCTCACCACCGGCATGGAGATGACCAGTAACGAGGCCATCAAGCAGGCCGTGGAGGCCGGTCTCGGGCTAGGTATTGTATCAATCCATACCCTGACCCTGGAACTGGAAACCCGGCGCCTGGCAATTCTTGATGCCCAATCTTTCCCGATTCTGAGGCACTGGTACGTGGTCCATCGACAGGGCAAACGACTGTCTCCCGCTGCCATGGCATTCCGTGACTACGTGCTGACCGAGGGCCCATCAGTCATGAAGCAGGGCTGA